The Thermus thermamylovorans genome contains the following window.
GAAAGCTCCACCACGGGGAAGGGCAGGACATCCGGCTCAGGAATGGCCTTGTCCGGGGAAAGCTCGGAAAGCCGCACCGCCCGCTCCAAACCCACCTTGCCGATGCGGGTGCGCACCAGCCCCGCCAAGAAGGCTTTGGTCCTGAGCCTTTCTCCCAGGTCGCGGGCAAAGGCCCGCACGTAGGTGCCGGGACCCACCACCAGGCGGACCACCGCGGTGGGGTAGGGGCCCAGAGGAGCGGGGAGTTCCACCTTCCGCCCCCCCTTTTCCGCCAGGCGCCAGCCCCTGGCCGAGGGGGCGATGGGGTGGGGGGTGGGCTCGGGGTCAAAGGCCAGAAGCTCCACCTCCAGGTACCGGACCGGACGGGGCCCAAGTTCCAGAGGCCTCCCCTCCCGGGCCGCCTCGTAGGCCCGCTTACCCCCCACCTTGATGGCGGAGTAGAGGGGGGGGACCTGCTCCCTGAGGGAGAGAAACGAGGGGAGCGCGCTCTCCAGATCCTTGCGGTCGAAGCGCACCGGGGCCTCCCCGCTTACGGGCCCCTCCGCATCCAGGGTGGGCGTGGT
Protein-coding sequences here:
- the truB gene encoding tRNA pseudouridine(55) synthase TruB; protein product: MALYAVDKPLHLTSHDAVEEARRRLGTRRVGHTGTLDPLATGLLLLVSEESTKLVPYLSGEDKEYLAWISFGATTPTLDAEGPVSGEAPVRFDRKDLESALPSFLSLREQVPPLYSAIKVGGKRAYEAAREGRPLELGPRPVRYLEVELLAFDPEPTPHPIAPSARGWRLAEKGGRKVELPAPLGPYPTAVVRLVVGPGTYVRAFARDLGERLRTKAFLAGLVRTRIGKVGLERAVRLSELSPDKAIPEPDVLPFPVVELSHTEARRVLEGVPLPIPALGYVTLVDSRRRLLAIAEGDGFKLKIKRVLVKEA